CTTTgttgttttttactttttctcaaaacctttctcttttttcttgaaacactgacctcgcatttgtgaaatgtgaagtcTTTGAACTAGCGTTTCACAAATGTGAAGACCATAATCCTAGAATTAGCTTCAAAAATTACCCCCCTTGTAAAACAACTTTTTTTTCTATCACAATTTAAGAATTTACTCTGATTTTTGAGCATAACAAGTTTGCGGCCAGAGTTAGAGCCGGTCTTCGGGCCGAACTTTATTGGAAAACCCATTCAAACTCGATTTTTGGTAAGTTTTCAAGACCTATTCCTACCACATTTCGGATGCAACTTTGAGAGACTATAAATAGGACATTCTAGGATATTTTTAGGTTAGAAAGCATTTAGCTTACATTAGTTCATCCTTTTTATATCTTcttttcttgagagatcacaaAGGAAGTGTTGAAGAATCAAAGAGAAAGTTCAAGATGGAGATTGGAGTAGGGAAAAATtgagaagttttctttatttttaactTCTTATTTTGTCTTTCAtttgaattcttggatttatctATGAATATGTTGAACTAATTTATAGCTAGACTTAAGATTTTGTGAAGGagatttgattatttgttctagataaattattcaatttttctttgatttatctATCTTGCCTTTATTACATATTTATGTTTGGCCACTATAGATATGCTTTTAGGGTTTGTATTGAATTGAGAAGCGATATACAACCATATATTAGATAAATAAACTTACTTAACCTAATTATGAATGTGGGTTAGGATTTGTATGGCATAATCATATCACCTAAAATCTTAAAGGGTTTAATTAAATACCTATGATCTTGAGAGCAATGTGAGATTTCATTAGACACAATTTAGATGTATCGAGAGATAATTAAAATACTTTTACGTGATACGTCTTTGACATGTTAAGAAAATAATTGGATAATGATTCCAATTATgaatcaaaatttgaaactctaGTCTTTTGCTAATTGTTTTCTCACCTATATCTTATTTGATTTGATTACTTATTTAATTTCTTAATTAGTGACtaaaaaccctctaaatttaaattttattatttttattagaaTAATTAAAGTAGAAAAAATTAACTCATTCCTATATGTTTGACCCTGAAGTACTCCAAGTGAATTATTATTTCGATCAACCCTATACAGTTATAGAAATTCATCGATCACAcagcaactaaaaaaaaattaacgcaCAATAATGTCATGAACACAGTTCCCATCTTAGTTGTTCAACATTCACGGTGGATTTCAATTAGTGGTAAATAGATAAAGGCATCGAAAAAAGTAATCTAATTACTAGATAATTGAATTTATACTACagcatatttcttttttctactGCAAAAACTTAACTAATTTAAGACAATGTAGTCCAAGCTAATTGAAGATTAATTTCCCTAAAAAAtgttcatgataaaaactcaacaaAGAGATAATACAACAGCTTACTTTTGGAGGTGATCTTATATGGTCTTTATTAACAAACTAATTAGCCACTtaagcctttttttttccttttgggacTACACATGACAAAATGAGGAGTGAATCAGTCGCTTAGTATCTAAAATTTTCCCTCCATAATTAGTTCAACCTGATTTAAGACTAAATTTTTACTATAGGAATGTTCGTGATTCAGCAATGAAAGACCATATAAACTTATTTTGGGAGATTTGTCCTAGAAGACAAAAAATGAGCAACCAATCAGAAAGTCGTACTTACATATCAAAATCGATACAGTCTACTTAATTCACCAGCTATgtatatttcatccattttcacataataGAAAGAACAATAATGCATGGCATTATCCATCGTAAATTGCTCATATAACATCAAGATATCATGGTGTGGACCTCAAATGACTCGTCATGTCTACTGGCTACATTTTAAACATATCTTATGGCCAGAATGTTCATCTTATCAACTTCACGAGTTTAGTCATGGTACCATaccattaaattaaaaaaatttccacCGTTTACCTTTTATAGACGTCAAGGAATATAGCTAATAACGCACTTTTGGCAGCAAGCTTCCTTCACCCAATTAAAGATTTTCGGAGCTTAAAGTTCAGCTCCTAAAGCTCTTCTCCAAGGCTCACCAACCAACAGAGAAATTACTTTTAGCAAAGTTGTTAAATTTTGGCACCAGGTTTTGATGGCATCTTGGCAAGATTGGAAGATTATATTGCGCTTCTAAGATAATGTTTAAAAAAGCTATTTTAGTGAGGGCATTATGGTCAATTTGTCCCTGATGATATTGACATTAGGTCCCATCAACATCAGAAGGGAGCTCATTGCATTATTGGATATAACAAGGGTGCTAGTGAAATTATGAAAAGCCTCAAGGAAGGTATttgaaattaaccctaaaatactCATTCCACGCAAGGCGTGGCGTTCCCCTCCTAGTTCCTATAAATAGGGCTGCAACTCAATGCACTTATCACTCGACATCAATAATTTAGCACATTATTTACATTTTGAGTGAGATTGTGATCAAATGGCATCTTCAAAAAATTTGCTCTTTCTTATTGGTGTTCTTTTTGCACTTGTGTACCTCATTTCCTCTGATGCAACAGCTGCAGGTGCCTagtccctttttttcttttcctttcttccttttttttttggctgcacCTAAATACTTAAATGAATGGAGATTTGGAGACTCATTATTGGAATGTGAATTTTTATGCAAGTCATATTAATGTGCTAATATCTTTTTCATTGTTtagcaaaagtaaatttgggTTGCTTCTATCAATGGTTAGTGGCACATCTGATTTTTCATGCATCCTTATAGTATTGCGGTAAGGATACACGTTCCATAGTGTCGCACCAAAGATTAAACTAACGTCGAAAACCAAATTAAATGCTTCTAATTATAATTTAAAGCAAAATAATTCCCCTTATAAATGgacgaaactccctgccaacaaatccaaattcaagaaaaaaattttcttaaggggaaactctgccaaaattttcttaaaataaataaaatatttacttaaaaaaataaagcaaaataaTTCATATCCAAGTCGCACCATCTTATATGCCTAGACTGTTTTGTTTAATCCATAGTATTCTTTTCTTTCCATATATCTTGCAAATTTTCAGCCTAGCCGGTCACCTAACGTTCGCAGCTTAAGATAAAGCTCCAAATATTTATGTCTCCTTGTGTCTTGAAACAGATCAGAAGAGCGTGAAAACCACTGGTGTCCACGATGCCAGTTCAGGCGAGGTTCATCAGGATAGCAAAAGCGAAGATCGTTGCAGACATGGTTGCTGCCACTGGTACCATGGACACTGCCAAAGATGCTGTCGAACTGCCGAGGAGACCCCTGAAGTCACATCTGGAGATGAGGATACCGTAACCGCAGATCGTTGCAGACATGGTTGCTGCCGCTGGTACCATGGACATTGCCAAAGATGCTGTCCACCTGAAGATCGTTGCAGACATGGTTGCTGCCACTGGTACCATGGACATTGCCAAAGATGCTGTCCACCTGCTGAGGAGACCCCTGAACATCGTTGCAGACATGGTTGCTGCCGCTGGTACCATGGACATTGCCAAAGATGCTGTCCACCTGCTGAGGAGACTTGCAGACATGGTTGCTGCCACTGGTACCATGGACATTGCCAAAGATGCTGTCGAACTGCTGAGGAGACCCCTGAAGCTACATCCGGAGATGAGGTCAAAAATTAATCCTAAATAAATAAGGCCGTGACACAGGATCCGTGACACCTATATTATTACCTTAATATGTTATGTTGTGTTTGCTTTTAATGGTTGATTTCCTATATGTGTAAAAGACTTGTGCGGCTTCTCTTTGAATTGATGTAGAATCAACGGGGGAAGCATGTAATGAGTACTCAGTTCGAGTGCTCTTCTTATGTTGTTGTCATGTTGAATAAATAAATCTACTTGATCATCTACTACAATTGATGATCTTCTTAtgttttttttcactttatctTCCTTCAagatttttggtggaaatgctTCATTTATACGAATTTTCCTAGTTAGTAAATGCTTCTATTACACTTGTACAATACACATTTAAAAGTATAACACAACAAAAGCTTGTGTAGttcatatatttaaaaaatattcataCTTTTCAACTAAACTATAAAAATACGTAATAAATTCTTGATACATTATACTTTACGAACTAtactttaaattttaaaaatatttaatagtATCACTTATCAATAACTCCACATGTTAATTTGTCTTCCAATTCAGTAAATTATAGTAGCTAATTCTCAAAGCTAACCGACACCAAAATTCCCTCACTTGTTGGATTTATATTAATTACATTGCATTTATTTCCTAAGCATGAGTTTTGTAACCCCTCATATTAAATCTCAATGATTGATTTTAACGGTTACCAAGGCGTCTAGTAATTGGTTTGCTATTAATTTGAACTAGACATTTATTAGGTCTAGTAGAATTTATTCCGTCTTATCACTTAGTTCATAAACCTTACGAATCGTTAAAACCAGCTCTAACATTACCTAACAAGACTTCTACAATTTCGGGTTTTGCTTAGAAATCAGTCTGATAGGTTAACTTGCTTCGTCCAACTTTATGAGttgcttctcttttttttcccataTTTGACATTTCATCTTACTTTAATATGGGGACCAAGTTAGTATTGTTGACATTTCATATCTAAGACTTCTTAGTTAATTGATTTGTTATAAGAACTATAACGTATGCGTGTTTTGTAagctttcatttttatttttttttcaattcttgtgGACCAGCAACGGATAGTTTCTTCTAGTACCAAGCTTCCTTTgaagttctttatttttttttttttgcgtgtccaaatgtaaattaaaagaaCCAACAACTTTGAACAAGTCTATATCTAGTAAAGATAGATATAAAGAGGGATACTATATCACTGCAACAAAAAAGGGATTTGGCGAGGAGCAAAAGTCCACGCCAATAGTTTTGACTTCCTCGCCAATTAATTTCAGCGAGAAAAATGCTTCCTCGTCAAGTTTCTTGCTAGATGCTTGTCGCTAAAAGTTATTAGCGAGGATGCTGCTGCTTTTCTCACTAATGAAACAGATCAATAGCAAGGGTTGACCTCCTCGCCAATCTGATTCAAATACTATGGCGAGAAAAACTTTCCTCACCACTAAAGTTAAAAACTCCCCACAAAAACCAGTAGTtcctgataagtgactaatttacgtaataattatatgatattttatattattttttgtcactttagttatattattggaagaaaatgaatcattttggctataattggtaaaaaatgcttttaagtgattaaatgaggtttttatcactttttagtgGGATTTCgtgcattttgacagttttgacacattttcgtcgtattttggctataacttgggatacaatgatcggattgagatgatttttaaaccaatttgaagataagagatagatctacaactttggtgcaGACAtttgaatccagtttgaaggttttcaaagtcaaaaagctgaattacaatagcaaatttctactggtcaaagctgaaacagggcaatgagcagtcaagggtatttcggtcatttctcagcctaaacagatccaaatgaggtgattcttgatgcattggaaagataagtcaaagggctacaagtttcatgttttggtcaagagctaaatcagcttttatcatcaagaaaagttcagtggAAGTTGAtgcaaaatcggagcagagctggaaattgaaccagaagtgaccaaatggtcactgtagcaatccggccggaatttggccggatttgtggccagattcctggccggattgtggttaGAAAAGGCTGTtatgtacgcgtaaaactcaatttcacctccaccaactcacatgtgatgctagacttgtgagaaacattcccaactGTAAAAGAGAGGTGTAAACCTCAAGTCTTGACCAATCTTTCATCTATatatagccaaattcattgcaagattGAAGGATATAGAGAGACATATGGGAGAACTTggagagtgcagaaatgtagctctttcatcttcctagtgttagtttagcttagtgtAGAGTAGTATagatcatccattcttgtatcttggctagattaggatgaagatggagatgaagatggaggagttgaagctcaagtgacatgggttatttcttctccaactctttatcttttgtatcagATTCTTAAGTttggttaatatacaagttctggattttgtgtttattatgtgtttttaaagtttataccttgggtttggttgaactttctatgattgttagtgtttattatttggttatttgattgctatgatttgagcaagttatttagcactttggctctttaaatcatgattaatctggtaccattgattgtgattatctaaggtgttgtttctgcaatgaaaattgagatttaacactagttcaagaagtgctaaacatagggagtacactcacgaaagtagaggtgcacctatgtggtttttagtgattcatttcgtgtaatttcattgaagaatgaacttgtagctaatttcataaccatgagaataagtatggattagttataagtataattgattcactacgaaagtaggattcaaatacataaggaaattacaccataactagcctagatgtagtactcaatgatccaaatatagcacttgtatgagtagttagggataccacaacctaaggagcttttatttgttatttcagtaggttaaatttgttataattcattgatagtctaaataatagagaagctttagtaatatcggtaattgttcactcttccctgtgggatctacccgatatataccctaaactactagttgatctgtatacttgcagtgaacgggtgtaattcggtttttttttaacttgtacgtatgtaaaatacccgtcaagtttttggcgccgttgccggggaagatttggcaatatcggtgtgaagagcaactttattagtttagacatttcatTAGTCatagtgtgaatgttattttctgctatttttgtgttttatgtgtgtatgtgtttcattacctatttttcttactaattttgcttttgaggttgtttaaaagcaattttaggtgatgagaaggataggtcaatttggaggacaatgcttgagaaatgaaagtttggcaatggatggttaccaagtgcaaagctccttcaacagaggtaatcaagaatttactgaatgtatgtcttttgaagatggtttaaggtgcttaaaggctaaatttgatgttatgatgttacaagttcaaatggacacaattatgcataaaattgagaaagggaggaatgttaatgcttttaattcttatcatgtgatttgtgacttgtgtggaggttatcatgcttctaatacatgtagacaagcacaaaatgtagattattttgatgaattagagcattacaatccttgttttgatcaatatagtgctaattggagcaattctcctgcttgtggttgggataatcaatgtacatAAAGTGATTatccatatttttatgattaccaacctgaaagtgtccaatatgaatcaaaaccatcttgggagttggcaaaagagaagttagctaatgcacctctaccttgggagttagaaagtaaaccattagctaatgactctaatgcatcttgggagctagctgtagaaaatttttctaattaatttgaTTCAACAATAAAAAAGCTAGCAAACgcaacttccgaccgttttgataggat
This Coffea arabica cultivar ET-39 chromosome 3e, Coffea Arabica ET-39 HiFi, whole genome shotgun sequence DNA region includes the following protein-coding sequences:
- the LOC113737325 gene encoding uncharacterized protein isoform X2; the protein is MASSKNLLFLIGVLFALVYLISSDATAADQKSVKTTGVHDASSGEVHQDSKSEDRCRHGCCHWYHGHCQRCCRTAEETPEVTSGDEDTVTADRCRHGCCRWYHGHCQRCCPPEDRCRHGCCHWYHGHCQRCCPPAEETPEHRCRHGCCRWYHGHCQRCCPPAEETCRHGCCHWYHGHCQRCCRTAEETPEATSGDEVKN
- the LOC113737325 gene encoding uncharacterized protein isoform X3, with translation MASSKNLLFLIGVLFALVLLISSDATAADQKSVKTTGVHDASSGEVHQDSKSEDRCRHGCCHWYHGHCQRCCRTAEETPEVTSGDEDTVTADRCRHGCCRWYHGHCQRCCPPAEETPEHRCRHGCCRWYHGHCQRCCPPAEETCRHGCCHWYHGHCQRCCRTAEETPEATSGDEVKN
- the LOC113737325 gene encoding uncharacterized protein isoform X1 gives rise to the protein MASSKNLLFLIGVLFALVLLISSDATAADQKSVKTTGVHDASSGEVHQDSKSEDRCRHGCCHWYHGHCQRCCRTAEETPEVTSGDEDTVTADRCRHGCCRWYHGHCQRCCPPEDRCRHGCCHWYHGHCQRCCPPAEETPEHRCRHGCCRWYHGHCQRCCPPAEETCRHGCCHWYHGHCQRCCRTAEETPEATSGDEVKN